One Chloroflexota bacterium genomic window carries:
- a CDS encoding tetratricopeptide repeat protein — MAIAAFDRNVGTDYHHSMLIKLLNLSRPPALILLVLLIMAAGCGDAKPTATATATATPRPGQNSGATSVSSREDGGEAASDAGETAYPEPADDLPPTTEPTNTATPSATASPSPTITPRPTSTPTGTPTLTPTATLPANQRLSEARALHDMGNYGAARQAYANLLRDRPDDPQIYEARWRLGQAYLEDDLPTEAIVALEKARAEVPAEQLPPETDFWLARAYTQVVAPQQAIDAYRRYLAQDDTLAGPVHLRIARLMRSTGDDEGAIDAYQQAIAQAPDNFVLFAAREELAEVYAEKESWQNALAQLDQIIAQSQYDRYKAEIQFRAGQILENAGEPEAAASRYRQAIEESERSGVTVSAINQLDLLSQPVDEYTRARLLLANGYVSAGIPAMYEYFEKTPEHAAYPHVLVAEAYYGQREYESALAEWQGLLDTHPEYPDRAGVLIRMATAQYRLDRDEVARDLYAQAAEASSVRAPEALLEAAQIAERSHDCETAATEYLDIVRQYPASAQAGEALYRGGLCQYRLGQTGSAVESWQRLIDSYPGNTYAHAGRFWLGKGQLELGETDAAIETWQGLRPVAPDSYYTARAAELAAQAGVDGPLQKTSSSNADEESLQEEADAWLANWAAPGVSDPATLRQLPAELAVDKQLQRGATYLRAGLRAEAIRELDAVRDRYKNDPLAMYALSLYFRDLGAYRHATLAGVRLGALAPDGLFESPEFVQRLAYPNYFADMVEAEGSAFEVDPLLMYALIRQESFFERGARSSAAAQGLTQVIPSTAEWIASALGWSGFQASDIYKPYINIKFGTYYLSAALDMFDGNPYAALVGYNAGPGNARYFLDEANTDDHDLFVEEVTIAEPKLYVRRVLAHYANYRRLYGDGGGQ; from the coding sequence GTGGCAATCGCTGCATTTGACAGGAATGTGGGCACCGACTATCATCATTCCATGCTGATCAAGTTACTCAACCTCTCACGGCCGCCCGCGTTGATCCTGCTGGTGCTGTTGATCATGGCAGCAGGTTGCGGCGATGCCAAACCCACGGCTACGGCTACCGCCACAGCCACGCCGCGACCCGGCCAAAACAGCGGGGCCACATCTGTTTCCAGCCGGGAAGACGGCGGCGAAGCTGCCTCGGATGCTGGCGAGACGGCCTACCCTGAGCCGGCGGACGATCTCCCCCCAACGACGGAACCCACCAACACAGCAACACCGTCGGCGACGGCATCCCCATCACCCACCATCACGCCGAGGCCGACATCAACGCCAACAGGAACGCCGACGCTGACACCAACGGCCACCCTGCCTGCCAACCAACGACTCTCCGAAGCGCGAGCCTTGCATGACATGGGCAACTATGGCGCAGCCCGTCAGGCCTACGCCAACTTGCTCCGTGACCGGCCCGACGATCCGCAGATCTACGAAGCACGCTGGCGCTTGGGCCAGGCCTATCTTGAGGATGATCTACCGACCGAGGCGATCGTGGCCCTGGAGAAGGCCCGCGCAGAAGTGCCGGCCGAGCAGTTGCCACCCGAGACCGATTTCTGGTTGGCTCGGGCATACACCCAGGTCGTGGCACCCCAGCAGGCCATCGACGCCTACCGCCGCTACCTGGCGCAGGACGACACGCTGGCTGGCCCCGTCCATCTGCGCATTGCCCGCCTGATGCGCAGCACCGGCGACGACGAGGGCGCCATCGATGCCTATCAGCAAGCCATTGCTCAGGCACCCGACAACTTTGTCCTGTTCGCCGCCCGGGAAGAGCTGGCCGAGGTATATGCCGAAAAAGAATCATGGCAGAACGCACTGGCTCAGTTGGACCAGATCATTGCCCAGAGTCAATATGACCGGTATAAGGCTGAAATCCAGTTTCGAGCGGGCCAGATTCTGGAAAACGCCGGTGAGCCTGAGGCTGCAGCCTCCCGCTACCGGCAGGCCATCGAAGAATCGGAGCGCAGCGGCGTCACGGTCAGTGCTATCAACCAGCTCGATCTGCTCTCCCAGCCCGTCGACGAGTACACTCGGGCCCGGTTGCTGCTGGCCAATGGCTACGTAAGTGCCGGAATCCCGGCGATGTATGAGTACTTCGAGAAGACGCCAGAACATGCGGCCTATCCTCATGTTCTGGTGGCGGAAGCCTACTACGGACAGAGGGAGTACGAGTCGGCCCTGGCCGAGTGGCAGGGTTTGCTCGATACCCACCCGGAATACCCGGATCGGGCCGGCGTCCTGATCCGTATGGCAACGGCCCAGTATCGCCTCGATCGCGATGAAGTGGCCCGGGACCTCTACGCTCAGGCCGCCGAAGCCTCATCCGTCAGAGCGCCTGAAGCTCTTCTGGAGGCCGCTCAAATCGCGGAACGAAGCCACGATTGCGAGACGGCCGCGACCGAATATCTGGACATAGTCCGTCAATATCCCGCGTCTGCCCAGGCCGGTGAAGCCCTTTACCGGGGCGGCCTGTGCCAATATCGCCTCGGCCAAACGGGCAGCGCCGTCGAGTCATGGCAGCGACTGATCGACAGCTATCCTGGCAACACCTATGCCCACGCAGGACGTTTCTGGCTTGGCAAGGGGCAGTTGGAGCTGGGCGAAACCGACGCAGCTATCGAAACCTGGCAAGGTCTCCGGCCGGTAGCCCCGGACAGCTACTACACGGCGCGCGCGGCCGAACTGGCTGCACAGGCCGGCGTCGACGGGCCCCTGCAAAAAACGAGCAGTTCCAACGCCGACGAGGAAAGCCTGCAGGAGGAAGCTGATGCGTGGCTTGCCAACTGGGCTGCCCCCGGCGTCTCCGATCCCGCCACGTTGCGCCAACTGCCGGCTGAGCTTGCCGTGGATAAGCAGTTGCAGCGGGGTGCGACTTATCTTCGCGCCGGTTTGCGCGCCGAGGCCATCCGGGAATTGGATGCCGTGCGTGACCGCTACAAAAACGACCCGCTGGCCATGTACGCGCTGTCACTTTACTTCAGGGATTTGGGGGCATACCGCCACGCGACGCTGGCAGGAGTCCGGCTTGGCGCCCTCGCGCCTGATGGCCTCTTTGAATCGCCGGAGTTTGTCCAACGGCTTGCCTACCCCAACTACTTTGCCGACATGGTCGAGGCTGAAGGGTCTGCCTTTGAAGTTGATCCGCTGCTGATGTATGCCCTGATTCGCCAGGAGAGTTTTTTCGAACGGGGGGCCCGCTCCAGCGCCGCGGCCCAGGGATTGACCCAGGTGATCCCCAGCACCGCTGAGTGGATCGCCAGTGCGCTGGGTTGGTCCGGCTTCCAGGCAAGCGACATCTACAAACCTTACATCAATATCAAGTTCGGCACCTACTATCTGTCGGCTGCCCTGGACATGTTCGACGGCAATCCCTATGCGGCCCTGGTCGGTTATAATGCCGGGCCCGGCAATGCCCGTTACTTCCTGGACGAAGCCAATACCGACGACCACGACCTGTTCGTTGAAGAAGTTACGATTGCAGAACCGAAGCTCTACGTGCGACGGGTGCTGGCCCATTACGCCAACTACCGGCGGCTCTACGGAGACGGAGGAGGGCAATGA